One window of the Asticcacaulis sp. SL142 genome contains the following:
- a CDS encoding autotransporter assembly complex protein TamA, giving the protein MLKTVSASAIALAAALTVWAPLTYAQSAPPVEIAPADAPIITDQDFESALPDLDDAPNEDTLVPGLPPQTAETDDLVTETVAETLPDIPPATDDALTEPLPSLADFDKAPPPAVVATADEQAPEIAYDTTLNGLKDLNLEKTFWDLSALKEGKGKAANAVMLRARLKQDEVLALRVLKAEGYYDATVVTSMENEPNQPGRVRATLTVAPGTPYRLDEIVITAGPTTPPNLIRDALPLKTGDTLIADRVVAAEASVSLKLPENGYPFAEVGARDILLDNTTYTADYTLPVETGPRARIRKFTTEGRQAFGVDHIETIARFGEDDLYDSRMVDDLRQALVATNLFRAVSVEPVRTNAPAPDGTEYVDILVRQQTGRPRKLAADVGFSTGQGVLLKGSWINRNWRPPEGALIVETTLGSNEQTLGVSLRHSNYRKRDLTRLISTELARSDYDTYEAQGLRLGYSLSRSSTPIWQKRWTWSAGVELSAIRLNSKLDKMLGDSWINYYTADMPLKLARDVTDDLLNPTKGFRASIETTPQVSLSGLFGNNIKNQFDVSTYRQVNDQTILAARFRVGSIVGSDYVDVPLTTRFYAGGGGSVRGFGYQELGPRDVSNTPTGGLSLIEMAFEARYRFKNILDGNLGIVPFIDAGQVYQDKVPGFDDIRFGIGIGARYYTNFGPIRIDIATPISRRDGESPVSLYVGIGQAF; this is encoded by the coding sequence TTGCTCAAAACCGTCAGCGCCAGCGCGATTGCCTTGGCTGCCGCCCTCACGGTTTGGGCGCCGCTGACCTATGCGCAAAGTGCGCCGCCGGTCGAAATAGCGCCCGCAGATGCCCCGATTATCACGGACCAGGATTTCGAATCCGCCCTGCCAGACCTTGATGACGCCCCAAATGAGGACACGCTGGTGCCCGGACTGCCGCCGCAGACCGCTGAGACTGATGATCTAGTCACCGAGACTGTGGCGGAAACCTTGCCAGACATTCCGCCCGCGACCGATGACGCCTTGACCGAGCCCCTGCCGTCGCTGGCCGATTTTGACAAGGCCCCGCCGCCCGCAGTGGTCGCTACCGCCGATGAGCAAGCGCCTGAAATCGCTTACGACACGACGCTGAATGGCCTGAAAGACCTGAACTTAGAGAAAACCTTCTGGGATCTCAGCGCCTTAAAAGAAGGCAAGGGTAAGGCCGCCAATGCCGTCATGCTGCGCGCGCGGCTTAAGCAGGATGAGGTGCTGGCCCTGCGGGTGCTGAAGGCCGAGGGCTATTATGACGCCACCGTCGTCACCTCAATGGAAAATGAACCGAACCAGCCCGGCCGAGTGCGGGCGACCCTGACCGTAGCTCCCGGCACCCCGTACCGGCTGGATGAGATTGTGATTACCGCCGGGCCGACCACGCCGCCCAACCTGATCCGCGACGCCCTGCCGCTGAAAACCGGCGATACCCTGATCGCTGACCGGGTAGTAGCGGCTGAGGCCAGTGTCAGCCTGAAACTGCCGGAAAACGGCTATCCGTTCGCTGAGGTGGGCGCACGCGATATTCTGCTCGATAACACCACCTATACGGCGGATTACACCCTGCCGGTCGAGACTGGTCCACGTGCCCGCATACGTAAGTTTACCACCGAAGGTCGTCAGGCGTTTGGCGTTGATCACATCGAAACCATTGCTCGCTTTGGTGAGGATGACCTGTACGACAGCCGCATGGTCGATGATCTGCGTCAGGCGCTGGTGGCCACCAACCTGTTCCGCGCCGTGTCAGTTGAGCCGGTGCGCACTAATGCCCCGGCCCCTGATGGTACGGAATATGTTGATATTCTGGTGCGCCAGCAAACCGGACGCCCGCGCAAACTGGCCGCCGATGTCGGCTTTTCGACCGGTCAGGGCGTGCTGTTGAAAGGGAGCTGGATTAACCGCAACTGGCGCCCGCCCGAAGGGGCGCTGATTGTAGAGACGACGCTGGGCAGCAATGAACAGACGCTGGGCGTAAGTCTGCGCCATTCCAATTACCGTAAGCGAGATCTGACCCGCCTGATTTCAACCGAACTGGCGCGTTCCGACTATGATACCTATGAGGCGCAGGGCTTACGGCTGGGCTACAGCCTATCGCGGTCCTCGACCCCCATCTGGCAAAAGCGCTGGACCTGGTCAGCGGGGGTTGAATTGAGTGCCATTCGGCTGAACTCAAAGCTGGATAAGATGCTTGGCGATAGCTGGATCAACTATTACACCGCCGATATGCCGCTTAAGCTGGCGCGCGATGTGACTGATGATTTACTAAACCCTACCAAAGGCTTCCGGGCCTCTATTGAGACAACACCGCAGGTTTCGTTGTCCGGCCTGTTCGGCAACAATATCAAAAACCAGTTCGATGTCTCAACCTACCGCCAAGTCAATGATCAGACGATCCTGGCCGCCCGTTTCAGGGTCGGCAGCATCGTCGGCAGTGACTATGTCGATGTGCCCCTGACCACGCGCTTTTATGCTGGCGGCGGCGGTAGTGTGCGCGGTTTTGGCTATCAGGAACTGGGGCCGCGTGACGTCAGCAACACGCCGACCGGAGGCTTAAGCCTGATTGAAATGGCCTTTGAGGCGCGATATCGTTTCAAGAACATCCTCGACGGTAATCTGGGGATCGTGCCGTTCATCGACGCCGGTCAGGTCTATCAGGACAAGGTACCGGGTTTTGACGATATCCGCTTTGGGATCGGTATTGGGGCACGCTATTACACCAATTTCGGGCCGATCCGCATTGATATCGCGACCCCTATCAGCCGGCGCGACGGCGAGTCACCCGTATCGCTCTATGTCGGGATTGGGCAGGCCTTCTGA
- a CDS encoding calcium/sodium antiporter, translating into MIDQGLGWVSAHTDYLWVAAGLTFLFIGGEGLVRGATALARKLKLSNLIIGLTVVGFGTSMPELMVSLQAALKDTPDIVVGNVVGSNIANILLTMGLGALIYPMSSKSAGIQRDVAVMIVATIGLLVLAYRGGIDRLDAQIMLGCLITYLVVVYVLERGSPEPEHAIHSTVPEMGIFMAMAWVSMGLLALVVGADSLVKGATNIARDFGISEAVIGLTLVAVGTSLPELAVTLIAAFKRQSDIALGNLIGSNIFNILGILGITALITPVPIDARFTQVDIPIALGVAVVAGLCVYIFGKIGRLIALGFLAAYAGYMAFLFVV; encoded by the coding sequence GTGATCGATCAGGGTCTGGGCTGGGTTAGCGCGCATACCGACTATCTGTGGGTGGCGGCGGGCTTAACTTTCCTGTTTATCGGCGGCGAAGGACTGGTGCGCGGGGCAACGGCCTTGGCGCGCAAGCTTAAGCTGTCAAATCTGATTATCGGCCTGACGGTGGTGGGCTTTGGCACTTCCATGCCGGAACTGATGGTCAGCCTACAGGCGGCGCTAAAAGATACGCCTGATATCGTCGTCGGCAATGTCGTCGGCTCCAACATCGCCAATATCCTGCTGACTATGGGTCTGGGTGCCCTGATTTACCCGATGAGCAGCAAAAGTGCCGGTATTCAACGCGACGTGGCGGTCATGATCGTCGCCACTATTGGGCTGTTGGTGTTGGCTTATCGCGGTGGCATTGACCGGCTGGATGCCCAGATCATGCTGGGCTGCCTGATCACCTATCTGGTGGTGGTTTACGTGCTGGAGCGCGGTAGCCCTGAACCGGAGCATGCCATCCATTCCACCGTGCCTGAGATGGGCATATTCATGGCCATGGCCTGGGTATCTATGGGTCTTCTGGCGCTGGTGGTGGGCGCCGACAGCCTGGTCAAGGGCGCAACTAACATCGCCCGCGACTTTGGCATCAGCGAAGCGGTGATCGGCCTGACCCTGGTGGCGGTTGGCACATCATTGCCCGAACTGGCCGTGACCCTGATTGCCGCCTTCAAGCGCCAGAGCGATATCGCGCTGGGCAATCTGATCGGCTCCAATATTTTCAATATATTGGGCATCTTAGGAATCACAGCCCTGATTACGCCCGTCCCTATCGACGCCCGCTTTACGCAGGTCGATATCCCAATTGCATTGGGTGTGGCTGTAGTGGCCGGTCTTTGTGTCTATATCTTTGGCAAGATAGGCCGCCTGATCGCGCTGGGCTTCTTGGCGGCCTATGCCGGTTACATGGCGTTTTTGTTTGTAGTCTGA
- a CDS encoding translocation/assembly module TamB domain-containing protein: MTNTPETSPEPKAKPKRTATIAKIAGLTVAFMAALLLLAVWGLDSGAGKGFLLDRVNNLKFDNGLKISVGRIEGSLYKRAVIRDIKLSDPKGVFAQSPAVTLDWRPFAYLNKHVDVRELSSARIDVLRRPEFKPTPKKTSEPFKLPDLKVDIGKLSVERLNLAQGVAGSAQTLTLSGDAHLKKGQIRINTAANSTRADRLALKIDATPKENRLIIDGLLIAPKGGAVMALIGLDEALTVTANGRGNWDVWDGRIEGHLGDNGLADVALNGRNGTFTAKGNLRPDLLLSGVTQALVTPAVNIDLTTKVKDRVADGRLALKSDALDIKAAGIIDLKNARFGKLNIDAELTKAAAIDKNLSGKNVHLKALIDGDFKRPLIDYDLSADWVKFNKITVEAARIEGRSRIDGDHIIIPVKGGAKRVWGVNAAADGLLTNVRLDGDLAYSDNRLLSDNMKIRSDKLNGTALLVADFGTGIYQGALKGRIKDYRVEGLGIVSVVTDAELVQRPVVNGQGGGFGIKGSFQIQSKRLFNDGLQSFLGGNAKISGAFSTAANGDMILNSFKGTSPSFNITAQGRYALKGGGITLKAQATSKQYGPLTANVSGTANNPKVVLTAASPGLGLELRDVVATLTTSKVGYEVKAEGASAYGPLLADVDIRSGEGPLTLDINQARVAGIDAKGTIQQTPGGKFAGDLNLTGSGITGVASLMEINDVQSAKISARANGAALPGDYNIQVGRALIDATIALYEQPEIVADVQAQNLNYNATFVEKGRVKINYRNNQGTAQAVLNGSSGVPFRLAVNADLSPQLYRVAANGVVNGINVRTEAPARIVKRGTGYQLLPSTLSTNQGKVQLAGQFGDTIKAQARFDSFDLAIINAIAPDAGIGGTATGSLDYTQNGDDIPDVRARLTIDDFTRSSIAAVSTPVDINIDSTLDAERGDLRAVFRQNGANLLGGVIGRMQVQLDPASGGTWVERLRQGGITGGIRYNGPASVLFSLAAQGDQSMSGTIAVAADISGQVRDPRLSGVMRGNGLAYEHSGFGTRITRINLEGEFSNDRLEIRKFDGRAGDGTVSATGWVSLAADNAFPLQLNAKLNNARLAASDQISSTVSGTLDITDGTDGGLIKGDLRLPQTRYKIVTQGAAEITELEGVRRPAITTAGPPPRQKAPPKDWRLDVRVRADNQIFVSGLGLESEWRANITVGGTTRAPRILGNLNAIRGTYNFAGREFRLDTGVISFEGGQLTNPEIEIAASTVVEDITGQINVTGTAQRPSIAFSSDPSLPQDEVLSRILFGESVTNLSATQALQLAASLNQLSSGGGGVNPLGTLRAATGIDRLRVVGEDNTAGRGTAVAAGKYLTNNVYVEIVTDTKGFMATQLEIALSRSLSILSQTGTAGGTAVNVRYSRDY, translated from the coding sequence ATGACCAACACACCCGAAACCTCACCAGAGCCCAAAGCCAAGCCCAAGCGCACGGCCACCATCGCCAAAATCGCGGGGCTCACCGTCGCGTTCATGGCCGCCCTGCTGTTGCTGGCGGTGTGGGGGCTGGATAGCGGCGCAGGCAAAGGCTTTCTGCTTGACCGGGTCAATAATCTCAAATTCGATAATGGCCTGAAAATCAGCGTCGGGCGCATTGAGGGTTCGCTGTATAAGCGTGCCGTTATCCGCGATATCAAACTCTCCGACCCTAAGGGCGTGTTTGCCCAAAGCCCGGCGGTGACGCTCGACTGGCGGCCGTTTGCCTACCTCAATAAGCATGTCGATGTCCGAGAATTGTCGTCGGCGCGGATTGATGTCCTCCGCCGCCCTGAGTTTAAACCGACACCGAAGAAGACCAGCGAGCCGTTCAAACTGCCTGACCTTAAGGTGGATATCGGTAAGTTATCAGTGGAGCGCCTTAACCTGGCGCAGGGTGTAGCCGGGAGTGCGCAAACCCTGACCTTATCGGGTGATGCCCATCTGAAAAAAGGCCAGATCCGGATCAATACGGCGGCCAATTCGACGCGCGCCGATCGGCTGGCGCTGAAGATTGATGCCACGCCTAAAGAAAACCGGCTGATTATCGACGGCCTGCTGATCGCGCCCAAAGGCGGCGCAGTCATGGCACTCATAGGGCTGGATGAGGCCCTGACCGTCACAGCAAATGGTCGCGGTAATTGGGACGTGTGGGATGGCCGGATTGAGGGGCATCTGGGCGATAACGGTCTGGCCGATGTGGCCCTGAACGGTCGCAACGGCACCTTTACCGCGAAGGGCAATCTACGGCCCGATTTGCTGCTGAGCGGCGTGACGCAAGCGCTGGTGACGCCCGCTGTCAATATTGATCTGACCACTAAAGTCAAAGATCGTGTGGCCGATGGAAGGCTCGCCCTGAAATCCGACGCGCTCGATATCAAGGCCGCCGGCATTATCGACCTGAAAAATGCCCGCTTCGGTAAGCTGAATATTGATGCCGAACTGACTAAGGCCGCCGCCATTGACAAAAACCTGTCGGGCAAAAATGTCCACCTGAAAGCCCTGATCGACGGTGATTTCAAACGTCCGCTGATCGATTACGACCTGTCCGCTGATTGGGTGAAATTCAATAAAATCACCGTCGAAGCGGCCCGCATCGAAGGCCGGTCGCGCATTGACGGCGACCACATCATCATTCCGGTCAAGGGCGGTGCTAAGCGCGTCTGGGGTGTCAATGCCGCTGCCGATGGCCTGCTGACCAATGTGCGACTGGACGGCGACCTGGCCTATAGCGACAACCGCCTGTTAAGCGACAATATGAAAATCCGTTCGGATAAGCTGAACGGCACGGCGCTTCTGGTGGCGGATTTCGGCACCGGCATCTATCAGGGCGCGCTCAAGGGCCGCATCAAAGATTACCGGGTTGAAGGCTTAGGGATCGTCAGCGTCGTCACCGACGCCGAACTGGTGCAGCGCCCGGTCGTGAATGGTCAAGGTGGCGGATTCGGCATTAAGGGCTCATTTCAGATCCAGTCAAAGCGGCTGTTCAATGACGGTCTGCAAAGTTTTCTGGGCGGCAATGCCAAAATATCCGGCGCGTTTTCGACCGCCGCCAATGGCGACATGATCCTCAATAGTTTCAAAGGTACATCGCCGTCTTTTAATATAACGGCTCAGGGCCGATATGCCCTCAAAGGCGGCGGGATTACCCTCAAGGCGCAGGCCACATCCAAGCAGTATGGCCCCCTCACCGCCAATGTGTCGGGCACGGCCAACAACCCGAAAGTGGTGCTGACCGCCGCAAGCCCCGGCCTTGGGCTTGAGTTGCGCGATGTGGTCGCGACCCTTACCACCTCCAAAGTGGGCTATGAGGTCAAGGCCGAAGGCGCCTCCGCCTATGGTCCGCTGCTGGCCGATGTCGATATCCGCTCAGGCGAAGGCCCGCTGACCCTCGACATCAATCAGGCGCGTGTGGCGGGTATCGACGCCAAAGGGACTATACAGCAAACACCCGGTGGCAAGTTCGCCGGCGATCTCAACCTTACCGGCTCAGGCATTACCGGCGTAGCGTCCCTGATGGAAATCAATGATGTACAGAGTGCGAAAATCAGCGCTCGCGCAAATGGTGCCGCCCTGCCCGGCGATTACAATATTCAGGTCGGACGCGCTTTGATTGACGCGACCATTGCGCTTTATGAACAGCCGGAAATCGTTGCCGATGTTCAGGCGCAGAACCTCAACTATAACGCCACTTTTGTGGAAAAAGGCCGCGTTAAAATCAACTATCGCAATAATCAAGGCACGGCGCAGGCGGTACTTAACGGCTCATCCGGCGTGCCGTTTAGGCTGGCCGTCAATGCCGATCTGTCGCCGCAACTTTACCGGGTTGCCGCCAACGGCGTCGTTAACGGTATCAATGTCAGAACCGAAGCCCCCGCCCGGATCGTCAAACGCGGCACTGGTTATCAACTCTTGCCGTCTACCCTTTCGACCAATCAGGGTAAGGTGCAACTGGCCGGACAGTTTGGCGACACGATCAAGGCTCAGGCCCGCTTTGACAGCTTCGATCTGGCCATCATCAATGCGATCGCCCCCGATGCGGGCATTGGCGGCACCGCGACGGGTAGCCTTGATTACACCCAGAACGGCGATGACATCCCCGATGTGCGCGCCCGTTTGACGATCGATGATTTCACCCGCTCCTCGATTGCCGCGGTATCTACGCCGGTCGATATCAATATTGACAGCACGCTTGACGCTGAGCGTGGCGACCTGCGCGCGGTGTTCCGCCAGAACGGCGCGAACCTGCTGGGCGGCGTCATTGGCCGGATGCAGGTTCAGCTTGATCCCGCCTCTGGCGGCACCTGGGTCGAACGCTTGCGTCAGGGCGGCATTACCGGCGGCATCCGCTATAACGGCCCGGCCAGTGTGCTGTTTTCACTGGCGGCTCAGGGCGATCAGAGCATGTCCGGCACTATTGCCGTAGCCGCCGATATTTCGGGTCAAGTCCGCGATCCGCGCCTCAGCGGCGTCATGCGCGGCAATGGGCTGGCGTATGAGCACTCAGGGTTTGGCACCCGCATCACCCGCATTAATCTTGAGGGTGAATTCAGCAATGACCGGCTGGAGATCCGTAAATTCGATGGACGCGCTGGTGACGGCACGGTGTCGGCTACCGGCTGGGTATCGCTGGCGGCGGACAATGCCTTCCCGCTGCAACTGAACGCCAAGCTTAACAATGCCCGTCTGGCGGCGTCGGATCAGATATCTTCAACTGTATCGGGTACGCTCGATATCACCGATGGCACTGACGGCGGCCTGATCAAGGGTGATCTGCGCCTGCCGCAAACGCGCTATAAGATCGTCACCCAAGGGGCTGCGGAAATCACGGAGTTAGAGGGTGTGCGCCGCCCGGCCATCACAACCGCAGGGCCTCCGCCGCGTCAAAAAGCACCACCCAAAGACTGGCGATTAGATGTGCGGGTACGCGCCGACAATCAGATTTTTGTGTCAGGCCTAGGACTGGAGTCGGAATGGCGGGCCAATATCACTGTCGGCGGCACAACCCGCGCGCCGCGCATCCTCGGCAACCTCAATGCTATTCGCGGCACCTATAATTTCGCCGGTCGTGAGTTCAGGCTCGATACCGGCGTGATCAGCTTTGAAGGCGGGCAACTGACCAATCCGGAGATTGAGATCGCCGCCTCTACGGTGGTTGAGGACATCACCGGGCAGATAAATGTCACCGGCACAGCCCAGCGACCGTCCATTGCGTTCTCATCCGACCCGTCCCTGCCACAGGATGAGGTGTTGTCGCGGATTCTGTTTGGCGAGAGTGTCACTAACCTTTCGGCGACCCAGGCCCTGCAACTGGCGGCGTCGCTCAATCAACTCAGCTCCGGTGGCGGCGGTGTCAATCCGCTCGGCACCCTGCGGGCTGCGACCGGCATAGACCGTCTGCGCGTGGTAGGTGAAGACAATACTGCCGGGCGTGGCACGGCGGTGGCGGCGGGCAAATACCTGACCAACAATGTCTATGTGGAAATTGTCACCGACACCAAGGGCTTTATGGCCACCCAGTTGGAAATCGCCCTGTCGCGCAGTTTGAGCATACTGTCGCAGACCGGCACGGCGGGCGGCACCGCCGTCAACGTGAGATATTCGCGCGATTACTGA
- a CDS encoding glycoside hydrolase family 15 protein — MPDMTASAAEVAPVTADATQTVLAQHWQTHSLNLSPIGNCMVSALIDSNGTWVWGCVPRFDSDPAFCNLVSGVGTSDPQALGLWAIDVLDLAHVRQSYGRNSAVLHTWLTDTHGAEVEVIDFCPRFKRNDRLYSPVSFCRIVRPVKGAARIRIRLRPACNYGESEAQTTSGSNHIRYYCSEAILRLSTNCAVSHVLEEREFRLEEELAFFLGPDESFSVDIRTGVRDMYEKTDLHWREWVRGLALPMEYQEAVIRAAIGLKLCVYEETGAIVAAMTTSIPEAPGSQRNWDYRYCWIRDAYYVVEALTRLGAMQTLENYLKYLRNIVDRAVNGKMQPVYGIGYESILTESIAEHLKGYRGMGPVRVGNLAYVQHQHDVYGQIILSSVQAFFDHRLLRPGTVADFEQLEKIGEKAFEVFDQPDAGLWEFRTFAKVHTYSAVMCWAACDRLENAALILGLTDRAEVWKARAATIKSTIDSRALFVRDGAEDNLYSSAFDVDEVDASLLQMIDLRYISKDDPRFLSTLNAVEKMLRRGPHMLRYALPDDFGEPETAFNFCTFWLIEALHYAGRTDEARELFEGMLNQRTPSGLLSEDTSFHDGTLWGNFPQTYSLVGIINCAVLLSRPWKDIR, encoded by the coding sequence ATGCCTGACATGACCGCATCCGCCGCTGAGGTGGCCCCTGTGACGGCTGATGCGACCCAGACCGTTCTGGCTCAGCATTGGCAAACCCACAGCCTCAATCTGTCGCCCATCGGCAACTGCATGGTGTCGGCCCTGATCGATTCTAACGGGACATGGGTGTGGGGGTGCGTGCCACGCTTTGATTCCGATCCGGCGTTTTGCAATCTGGTGTCCGGTGTGGGCACGAGCGATCCGCAGGCGCTGGGGCTGTGGGCCATCGATGTGCTGGATCTGGCCCATGTGCGCCAAAGTTATGGTCGCAACAGCGCGGTCTTGCATACCTGGCTGACCGATACCCACGGGGCCGAGGTTGAAGTCATTGATTTCTGCCCGCGCTTTAAGCGCAATGACCGGCTCTATAGCCCGGTGTCATTCTGCCGGATTGTGCGGCCCGTCAAAGGTGCGGCGCGTATTCGCATCCGCTTGCGGCCGGCCTGTAACTACGGCGAAAGCGAAGCCCAGACAACCTCTGGCTCCAACCATATCCGCTACTATTGTTCAGAAGCTATTCTGCGACTGTCAACCAATTGCGCGGTCAGTCATGTGCTGGAAGAGCGTGAGTTCCGGCTGGAAGAAGAACTGGCGTTTTTCTTAGGCCCGGATGAGAGTTTTTCCGTCGATATCCGCACCGGTGTGCGCGATATGTATGAAAAAACCGATCTGCATTGGCGTGAATGGGTGCGGGGTCTGGCCCTGCCGATGGAGTATCAGGAAGCGGTGATCCGTGCCGCGATTGGCTTAAAGCTCTGCGTCTATGAGGAAACCGGTGCGATTGTCGCCGCCATGACCACCTCGATCCCCGAAGCGCCGGGGTCACAGCGCAACTGGGATTATCGCTATTGCTGGATCCGGGACGCCTATTATGTCGTTGAGGCCCTGACGCGGTTGGGGGCCATGCAGACCTTGGAGAACTATCTCAAATATCTGCGCAATATTGTTGACCGGGCTGTAAATGGCAAGATGCAGCCCGTCTATGGTATTGGCTATGAATCAATATTGACAGAATCTATTGCCGAACACCTGAAAGGCTATCGCGGCATGGGGCCGGTGCGGGTCGGCAATCTGGCCTATGTTCAGCATCAGCATGATGTTTACGGCCAGATCATCCTGTCATCGGTGCAGGCGTTTTTCGATCATCGCCTGTTGCGGCCGGGCACGGTAGCCGATTTCGAGCAGCTTGAAAAAATCGGTGAAAAAGCGTTCGAAGTCTTTGATCAGCCCGATGCCGGTTTGTGGGAATTTCGCACCTTTGCCAAGGTGCATACCTATTCGGCGGTGATGTGCTGGGCCGCCTGCGACCGGCTGGAAAACGCCGCGTTGATCCTGGGGCTGACGGATCGGGCCGAGGTGTGGAAAGCGCGGGCGGCGACCATAAAATCAACGATTGACTCGCGTGCGCTGTTCGTCAGGGACGGGGCGGAGGATAATCTGTACTCGTCGGCCTTTGATGTCGATGAGGTCGACGCCAGTCTGCTGCAGATGATTGACCTGCGCTATATCTCAAAGGACGATCCGCGTTTTCTGAGCACGCTGAATGCGGTCGAAAAAATGCTTCGGCGCGGGCCGCACATGCTGCGCTACGCACTGCCCGATGACTTCGGTGAGCCGGAAACCGCCTTTAATTTCTGCACCTTCTGGCTGATTGAGGCCCTGCACTATGCCGGGCGTACCGATGAGGCGCGGGAGTTGTTTGAGGGGATGCTTAATCAGCGCACGCCGTCGGGCCTGTTGTCCGAAGATACCTCGTTTCACGATGGCACCCTGTGGGGCAATTTCCCGCAAACCTATTCGCTGGTCGGCATTATCAACTGTGCGGTGCTGTTGAGCCGGCCTTGGAAAGACATAAGGTAA
- the otsB gene encoding trehalose-phosphatase: MKPKPEPLDLFKVALFLDLDGTIAPIMPRPDDVEPEAARNGLLKALNDKLEGRLAVVSGRSVSAVDRITEGTVASVAGAHGLERRTASGQREDTEAHAALDSVVSEFRALNRVLEGLIVEDKGVSVAVHYRHEPDHKANIIALATRMAETHGLRLQAGHEVIELRTPGPNKGDAIRAFMCEAPFIGHVPVFVGDDLTDEVGFEAVNSLGGFGVRVGAGASVAHYGLKDVAAVTAWLEESLLCLT, encoded by the coding sequence ATGAAGCCTAAACCTGAGCCTTTAGATCTGTTCAAGGTCGCCCTGTTCCTTGATCTGGATGGTACGATTGCGCCTATTATGCCGCGCCCGGATGATGTCGAACCCGAAGCCGCCCGCAATGGCCTGCTGAAAGCGTTGAATGATAAGCTTGAGGGCCGTTTGGCGGTCGTATCCGGCCGTTCGGTCAGTGCGGTTGATCGCATTACCGAGGGAACTGTGGCGTCGGTGGCCGGGGCTCACGGCTTAGAGCGGCGCACGGCATCGGGCCAGCGTGAGGATACTGAGGCTCATGCCGCGCTGGATAGCGTCGTCAGTGAATTTCGCGCCCTTAACCGCGTGCTGGAAGGGCTGATTGTTGAGGATAAAGGCGTAAGTGTCGCGGTCCATTACCGTCACGAACCCGATCATAAGGCCAATATTATAGCACTCGCTACCCGTATGGCGGAAACCCACGGCCTGCGGCTTCAGGCCGGTCATGAGGTGATCGAACTGCGCACCCCCGGCCCAAATAAGGGCGACGCCATCCGCGCCTTCATGTGCGAAGCGCCGTTTATTGGCCATGTGCCGGTATTTGTTGGGGATGATCTGACCGATGAAGTCGGTTTCGAGGCGGTCAACAGTCTCGGCGGCTTCGGCGTGAGGGTCGGGGCGGGGGCATCCGTAGCGCATTATGGCCTGAAAGATGTAGCGGCGGTCACGGCGTGGCTGGAGGAGAGCCTGTTATGCCTGACATGA